In the bacterium genome, one interval contains:
- the iolS_2 gene encoding Aldo-keto reductase IolS yields MHYRLLANTGLYVSELCLGTMTFGGRGNWKVVGALDQAASEALVRQALEGGINFFDTANIYSEGESETIFGQALQNLGTDRETLVIATKCRGRMGAGPNQVGLSRKHIFEAVDASLRRLQMDYIDLYQIHGVDPLTPIEETMDALDALVTSGKVRYIGYCNLPAWYAMKALAYAGSRQQARFISAQMYYSIAGRDIEREVVPQVQDQHLALLPWSPLAGGLLSGKFDLDSPGPEGARRASFDFPPVDLDRARGVLQVMREVATEQERSVAEVALAWLLTRPYVTSVIIGARTPEQLTANLQSTDVELTADQVTRLDEASALPPEYPGWMVGRQAGDRIPKDAR; encoded by the coding sequence ATGCACTACCGTCTGTTGGCTAACACGGGACTCTACGTTTCCGAACTCTGTCTTGGGACGATGACATTCGGGGGACGGGGCAACTGGAAAGTGGTCGGTGCGCTGGATCAGGCGGCATCCGAAGCGTTGGTCAGGCAGGCCCTGGAAGGCGGCATCAACTTCTTCGACACTGCCAATATCTATTCAGAAGGCGAGTCGGAGACGATCTTTGGGCAGGCCCTGCAGAACCTGGGGACCGACCGTGAGACGCTGGTGATCGCGACCAAGTGCCGGGGTCGGATGGGGGCGGGTCCGAATCAGGTGGGTCTGAGCCGCAAGCATATTTTTGAGGCGGTCGATGCCAGTCTGCGCCGGCTGCAGATGGACTACATCGACCTCTACCAGATTCATGGGGTCGATCCCCTGACTCCCATCGAAGAGACCATGGATGCGCTGGATGCCCTGGTCACCAGCGGGAAAGTGCGCTACATCGGATACTGCAACCTGCCCGCCTGGTACGCGATGAAAGCGCTGGCCTACGCCGGCAGCCGACAGCAGGCGCGATTTATCAGCGCGCAGATGTACTACTCCATCGCGGGTAGGGACATCGAGCGGGAAGTCGTGCCGCAGGTGCAGGATCAGCACCTGGCGCTCCTGCCCTGGAGTCCCCTGGCGGGGGGGCTCCTCTCCGGCAAGTTTGATCTCGACTCTCCCGGCCCGGAAGGGGCGCGACGTGCCAGCTTTGATTTCCCGCCGGTGGATCTGGATCGGGCGCGCGGGGTCCTGCAGGTGATGCGGGAAGTCGCGACTGAACAGGAGCGGAGTGTCGCGGAAGTCGCGCTGGCCTGGCTTCTGACCCGCCCGTATGTCACCAGCGTGATTATTGGGGCCCGGACCCCGGAGCAGCTGACGGCGAATCTGCAGTCGACGGATGTCGAGCTCACGGCGGACCAGGTCACGCGCCTTGATGAAGCCAGTGCACTGCCCCCGGAGTACCCCGGCTGGATGGTGGGGCGTCAGGCCGGCGACCGGATCCCCAAGGACGCGCGTTAG
- the wecC gene encoding UDP-N-acetyl-D-mannosamine dehydrogenase, whose amino-acid sequence MTPTSDTTASTTIDLCVVGLGYIGLPTAALAASTGLRVVGVDIDAAIVESVNAGIPHFPEPALSALVGTAVASGQLTAQTTPVPARTFLIAVPTPFLENKAPDLRMVEAAGAAIAPHLTSGCLVILESTSPPRTTTQILAPILAQGSGLTPGVDFHLAYCPERVLPGRLLEELRANDRILGGTTPEASAAAAGFYGRFVSGQLLISDATTAETVKLVENAYRDVNIAFANEVSLIAAHLGVDPFQVIALANHHPRVRILEPGIGVGGHCIGVDPWFLVDAAPTDANLIRTARRVNEYKTEWVTTQILAMADRVSPSTTLGFLGLTYKPDVADLRESPALHIAQRCTDERPGTVLVHDPLAVVPTSLVGASLEEVLQQDLVVILVKHQVYRDLPVSAWTRPILDLVGLLRDPGV is encoded by the coding sequence GTGACTCCAACGTCTGACACCACCGCCAGCACGACTATCGACCTGTGTGTCGTAGGCCTCGGCTATATCGGCCTGCCAACCGCAGCGCTGGCGGCCAGCACTGGGTTGCGAGTCGTGGGAGTCGACATCGATGCCGCCATCGTGGAATCGGTGAACGCCGGGATTCCCCATTTCCCGGAACCCGCGCTGTCAGCCCTCGTTGGAACAGCGGTCGCCTCGGGACAGCTCACGGCGCAAACGACACCGGTACCCGCACGGACGTTTCTGATCGCGGTCCCGACACCGTTTCTTGAAAACAAAGCCCCTGATTTGCGGATGGTGGAAGCGGCCGGTGCGGCCATTGCGCCCCACCTGACTTCAGGATGTCTGGTGATCCTCGAATCGACCTCGCCGCCCCGCACCACGACCCAGATCCTGGCACCGATCCTCGCCCAGGGGAGCGGACTCACCCCCGGGGTCGACTTCCATCTGGCCTATTGCCCGGAACGGGTTCTGCCAGGGCGACTGCTGGAAGAATTGCGCGCCAATGACCGGATTCTGGGCGGCACGACTCCTGAAGCGAGCGCTGCCGCGGCAGGGTTCTATGGGCGCTTCGTGTCGGGTCAGCTGCTGATTTCCGATGCCACCACCGCGGAGACCGTGAAGCTGGTCGAGAACGCCTATCGCGATGTCAATATCGCCTTCGCCAACGAAGTGAGCCTCATCGCGGCCCATCTGGGAGTGGACCCATTTCAGGTCATTGCCCTCGCCAACCACCACCCCCGGGTCCGCATTCTGGAGCCAGGCATCGGAGTTGGCGGGCATTGCATCGGAGTCGATCCCTGGTTTCTGGTGGACGCCGCTCCGACCGATGCCAATCTCATCCGGACAGCGCGCCGTGTCAATGAGTACAAAACCGAGTGGGTCACCACGCAGATTCTGGCGATGGCCGACCGCGTGAGCCCCTCGACCACACTCGGCTTCCTGGGGCTGACCTATAAGCCAGATGTCGCCGACCTGCGGGAGTCCCCCGCGCTGCATATCGCGCAACGTTGCACCGATGAACGTCCGGGAACAGTCCTGGTGCACGATCCGCTCGCGGTGGTGCCGACCTCCCTCGTGGGAGCATCGCTGGAAGAAGTGCTGCAGCAGGACCTGGTCGTGATTCTTGTGAAGCATCAGGTCTATCGCGATCTGCCTGTCAGCGCCTGGACACGCCCGATCCTGGACCTCGTGGGTCTCCTGCGGGACCCCGGTGTCTGA
- the grpE_2 gene encoding Protein GrpE translates to MPFEVTFDDQPYPLPPELVPPPLGLLPADEGPDKLALFEALGRLQRDLSRLSGRLQLNIKSQQEGQMKVEEAMGALESRFREASLVKPPPPPVVTGGGASLEQLTPHLAKLSEQLVGIQRKVNPLSEQLEAVKGSYREKVEESQIERILPVLDSFERLFEQAGQSEDPKMQKWLEGVRMIYNQLRSFLRGQGVEEIPALGEVFDPKLFAAVGTDPTDAYPPNVVSRVGRTGYRRQTESGTKILRVPEVFVAKPPTEAMRLDESQLTRAEILEQQRREDAGEVSASSSSTSAPPPATAAPPAPLIAAPPAPSPAPVVMTEPAPEPPPALVAESVAEPAAAEDLLPDPATLTIGPGEDKFADIRAKAEAALKGLFEPAAHLESAHPTPVAEPPAPSVSPSQQTSFAGWGGLGTEATVPDTPPQMPAVEGGVPMDAPPLEGGGEEYYASGDGLYELRMARGLSLADFWGHAFGKQLGDQQLMDLGEAVEREEECIDEKELRRLAQGLGLTVEDLLPLLRRE, encoded by the coding sequence ATGCCCTTCGAAGTGACCTTCGATGACCAGCCCTATCCCCTGCCACCGGAGTTGGTGCCACCCCCCTTAGGGTTGCTGCCCGCCGATGAGGGGCCAGATAAACTCGCCCTGTTTGAAGCGCTTGGGCGGCTACAGCGCGACCTCTCCCGGCTCTCCGGACGCCTCCAGCTCAACATCAAGAGTCAGCAGGAAGGGCAGATGAAGGTCGAGGAAGCGATGGGGGCTCTGGAGTCCCGCTTCCGCGAAGCGAGCCTGGTGAAGCCCCCGCCACCCCCGGTCGTGACTGGTGGTGGGGCGAGCCTCGAACAGTTGACCCCCCATCTGGCGAAGCTGAGCGAGCAGCTGGTCGGCATCCAGCGGAAGGTCAATCCCCTCAGCGAGCAGCTCGAAGCGGTGAAGGGGAGTTACAGGGAGAAGGTCGAGGAGAGTCAAATCGAGCGGATTCTCCCGGTCCTCGACTCCTTCGAGCGCCTCTTCGAGCAGGCGGGTCAGAGTGAAGACCCGAAGATGCAGAAGTGGCTCGAAGGAGTCCGGATGATCTACAACCAGCTGCGCAGCTTCCTGCGAGGTCAGGGGGTCGAGGAGATTCCGGCTCTGGGTGAGGTGTTTGATCCGAAGCTCTTCGCAGCGGTCGGGACCGACCCTACGGATGCGTATCCGCCGAACGTGGTCAGCCGGGTCGGTCGGACTGGGTATCGCCGTCAGACCGAATCGGGTACGAAAATCCTGCGAGTCCCGGAAGTCTTTGTGGCCAAGCCTCCGACGGAAGCGATGCGCCTCGATGAGTCGCAGCTGACCCGGGCGGAAATCCTGGAGCAGCAGCGTCGGGAGGATGCGGGGGAAGTTTCTGCGTCATCATCGTCGACGTCTGCGCCTCCGCCAGCGACTGCTGCACCACCTGCACCACTCATCGCTGCCCCACCGGCCCCATCACCAGCGCCTGTCGTGATGACGGAGCCTGCACCGGAGCCACCACCAGCGTTAGTTGCAGAATCTGTAGCAGAGCCAGCCGCCGCCGAGGATCTGTTACCCGATCCTGCGACTCTCACCATTGGTCCGGGGGAGGACAAGTTTGCCGACATCCGGGCGAAGGCGGAAGCCGCGCTCAAAGGGCTGTTCGAGCCCGCCGCGCATCTGGAGTCCGCCCATCCGACCCCGGTGGCGGAGCCGCCAGCACCATCCGTGTCGCCATCGCAGCAGACCAGCTTCGCTGGCTGGGGTGGTCTTGGGACCGAAGCGACTGTGCCGGACACGCCACCGCAGATGCCAGCAGTCGAGGGAGGAGTCCCGATGGATGCACCGCCGCTGGAAGGGGGAGGCGAGGAGTACTACGCCTCCGGGGATGGGTTGTATGAACTCCGGATGGCGCGGGGTCTGAGCCTCGCGGACTTCTGGGGACATGCGTTCGGCAAGCAGTTGGGTGACCAGCAACTGATGGACCTGGGGGAAGCGGTCGAGCGGGAAGAGGAGTGTATCGATGAGAAGGAGCTGCGTCGGCTGGCTCAGGGTCTGGGACTGACCGTCGAGGACCTGCTGCCACTGCTCCGTCGGGAGTAA
- the tadA gene encoding tRNA-specific adenosine deaminase, translating to MTLKGPQVRPGTIPLMLTPNDLALMQQAVAEAHQGLAEGEVPIGSVAVRDGVIIARGHNLRHALNDLTCHAEMACLRALGLPEATNLNLQDITLYSTLEPCAMCSGAILHYRIGRVVFGEYDLILGACGTALDILTNPAILAPRPNDPDTVQRLPEVIGGVMRKECRAPLLAYFAQDLGYPSLRWRDIALPELPDD from the coding sequence ATGACTCTCAAAGGACCCCAGGTCCGCCCCGGTACAATCCCTCTCATGCTGACACCCAACGATCTCGCCCTGATGCAGCAGGCCGTCGCGGAAGCCCATCAGGGACTGGCCGAAGGGGAAGTCCCGATCGGGTCAGTGGCGGTCCGGGATGGCGTAATCATCGCCAGGGGACATAACCTTCGCCACGCCCTCAACGATCTCACCTGCCATGCGGAAATGGCCTGTTTACGCGCCCTGGGACTCCCGGAGGCCACCAATCTCAATCTCCAGGACATTACCCTCTACTCCACACTGGAGCCCTGCGCCATGTGCAGCGGCGCGATCCTTCACTACCGCATCGGACGGGTGGTTTTTGGTGAGTACGACCTCATTCTTGGGGCCTGCGGCACCGCCCTCGACATCCTGACCAATCCCGCGATCCTCGCCCCCCGGCCGAATGACCCCGACACGGTCCAGCGACTCCCCGAAGTGATCGGCGGCGTTATGCGGAAAGAGTGCCGCGCACCGCTGCTGGCCTACTTCGCCCAGGACCTCGGGTATCCCTCCCTGCGCTGGCGGGACATCGCGCTGCCGGAGCTGCCCGATGACTGA
- the polC_3 gene encoding DNA polymerase III PolC-type yields MPCQWLPDFVAVDIETTGLAAQHDELLEIAGVRFVGGEAVDHFSTTLQIDHALARRTARLTGLTDSALAAGLPAAEAIRRLDAFAGDLPLVAHNVSLDREFLIRFSKGLDGVDLTDNPWWDSLELAALVFPELESLALEHVATALHLEFGTLHRADADALLAGRVFSALFEFIATYWPASLIETIRSTDLAAHHFGQLLQRLPLPERPAAAPLAPLPITPAAAPFRGDIPTGDPQRPLHLLRVDQVADALHHPTLAGHRLLYPPHLYPGQFHGPDKELRHQAEQQDIPCDSGEHCLLDPEKLELLLAGGMAVPAPLLPFERALARAWATTSTSHDFSRLSWWVLNNFPNLAATLPRLSVERSDVLAHPPVAPPADGVALLPWETALTRRVPWSATLSDTDLAAPWSVLVPVYYPLHALRAAIRIWQVTALKEECHWLSGLLRHMQGPLRDWWSAGGFALLDATQQLEAALATAGSDQQDPASVARGDEHYWPLPAPGSAQPQAVAVRDAIATIATLLGTHLPSFRTILADADLPAETQRVLAIFCRRLESLRVKADWMVAPDTSASLIVVRQQWHRDHLWWGLAAAPQLPRDVAGLIPGNQPLPLVSAFMEPADWQAVERLWQAPARPVTYTDQATAIPRGNTLHTPLPPPHMSGVPAKKTWQNWQMTILRRLMTQESGRWLLVARNPQEVVSLHHRLREPMLQAGWQPLFQRHDGTKGFLMREFGSFDKVVMVATGEILQELNRFPEPPDTIVILHVPTRPPNELVCVALQQQLGLSADAFREQVMTPLGVLDLKRALWQWSTFRAGQAAVYLLDFRQLELPSLKAMLRANFPNQELLDTRPAVQY; encoded by the coding sequence ATGCCTTGCCAATGGCTGCCGGACTTTGTCGCGGTCGACATCGAGACTACCGGCCTCGCGGCACAGCACGATGAATTGCTGGAAATCGCCGGTGTTCGGTTTGTGGGAGGTGAGGCGGTGGATCATTTTTCCACCACCCTGCAAATCGACCACGCCCTGGCCCGACGTACCGCGCGACTCACCGGGCTCACCGACTCCGCCCTCGCCGCCGGACTCCCCGCCGCCGAAGCTATACGGCGTCTTGATGCGTTCGCCGGAGATCTTCCGCTGGTCGCGCATAACGTGTCACTGGATCGGGAGTTCCTCATCCGGTTCTCGAAGGGGCTCGATGGGGTCGACCTCACCGACAATCCCTGGTGGGACTCGCTGGAGCTCGCCGCCCTGGTCTTTCCGGAGCTGGAGTCCCTGGCGCTGGAGCATGTCGCTACCGCCCTGCATCTGGAATTCGGCACGCTCCATCGCGCCGATGCCGATGCGCTGCTGGCGGGTCGGGTCTTCTCGGCCCTCTTCGAGTTCATCGCGACCTACTGGCCCGCTTCGCTGATTGAGACGATCCGGTCCACAGACCTGGCAGCACATCATTTCGGACAGCTGCTGCAGCGGCTGCCGTTGCCGGAGCGACCGGCAGCCGCACCATTAGCCCCCCTGCCGATTACCCCTGCCGCAGCGCCATTCCGGGGCGACATCCCCACCGGCGACCCCCAGCGTCCGCTGCATCTCCTGCGGGTCGATCAGGTCGCCGATGCCCTGCATCACCCGACGCTGGCAGGACATCGCCTTCTCTATCCGCCCCATCTCTATCCCGGTCAGTTTCACGGTCCGGACAAGGAACTCCGCCACCAGGCGGAGCAACAGGACATCCCCTGCGACAGTGGGGAGCATTGCCTGCTCGACCCGGAGAAGCTGGAACTGCTGCTGGCCGGCGGCATGGCAGTTCCTGCACCACTACTGCCCTTCGAACGTGCCCTGGCGCGAGCCTGGGCGACCACCAGCACCAGTCACGACTTCTCGCGACTCTCCTGGTGGGTCCTGAACAATTTCCCAAATCTCGCCGCGACACTCCCCCGCCTGTCCGTTGAGCGGAGTGATGTCCTGGCGCATCCGCCGGTCGCACCACCGGCAGATGGGGTCGCGCTCCTCCCCTGGGAGACCGCGCTCACCCGTCGGGTTCCCTGGAGCGCCACACTCTCGGACACCGACCTCGCCGCTCCCTGGAGCGTGCTGGTGCCGGTCTACTACCCACTTCACGCGCTGCGGGCCGCCATTCGGATCTGGCAGGTCACCGCCCTCAAAGAGGAGTGCCACTGGCTCAGCGGACTACTACGGCATATGCAGGGCCCCTTGCGCGACTGGTGGAGTGCTGGTGGTTTCGCGCTCCTGGATGCAACCCAGCAGCTGGAAGCCGCTCTTGCCACTGCCGGGTCCGATCAGCAGGATCCTGCCTCGGTCGCCCGTGGCGATGAGCACTACTGGCCATTGCCCGCCCCCGGATCCGCCCAGCCACAGGCCGTTGCGGTCCGGGACGCGATCGCCACCATCGCGACCCTCCTGGGGACCCATCTGCCATCGTTCCGCACCATCCTGGCGGATGCCGACCTCCCAGCCGAAACGCAACGAGTCCTGGCCATTTTCTGCCGACGACTCGAATCCCTCCGTGTGAAAGCCGACTGGATGGTCGCGCCAGATACCAGCGCCTCCCTGATCGTGGTCCGGCAGCAGTGGCATCGCGATCACCTCTGGTGGGGACTTGCCGCCGCCCCGCAATTGCCCCGGGATGTCGCGGGTCTCATCCCCGGCAATCAGCCCCTGCCACTGGTCTCCGCGTTCATGGAGCCCGCTGACTGGCAGGCAGTGGAAAGACTCTGGCAAGCCCCGGCCCGACCGGTGACCTATACCGATCAGGCGACCGCCATCCCCCGGGGAAACACCCTCCATACGCCCCTCCCGCCACCCCACATGAGTGGCGTCCCGGCGAAGAAAACCTGGCAGAACTGGCAGATGACGATCCTGCGACGCCTGATGACACAGGAGTCCGGACGCTGGCTCCTGGTGGCCCGCAACCCCCAGGAAGTGGTGAGCCTCCATCATCGGCTGCGCGAACCCATGCTCCAGGCAGGCTGGCAGCCCCTCTTCCAGCGTCACGATGGCACCAAGGGCTTCCTGATGCGGGAGTTCGGCAGCTTCGACAAGGTCGTGATGGTGGCGACCGGCGAAATTCTCCAGGAACTCAATCGCTTCCCGGAGCCCCCCGACACCATCGTGATCCTGCATGTCCCGACCCGTCCGCCAAACGAGCTGGTGTGTGTCGCGCTGCAGCAGCAGTTGGGCCTGAGCGCTGACGCTTTCCGGGAGCAGGTGATGACCCCCCTGGGCGTCCTGGATCTCAAGCGGGCGTTGTGGCAGTGGTCCACCTTCCGGGCGGGCCAGGCGGCGGTCTATCTGCTCGACTTTCGGCAGCTGGAACTCCCATCGCTCAAGGCGATGCTGCGGGCAAACTTCCCCAATCAGGAGCTTCTCGACACCCGCCCCGCCGTGCAGTACTAA
- the comM gene encoding Competence protein ComM has translation MLSAIRSAGIVGVDAHPVSVEIDVAQGLPRFDIVGLPDAAVKESRERVRAAIKNSGFGFPMKPITVNLAPADVRKVGPAYDLPIALGILAASHQIRPERLEGLSVMGELALDGQVRRVTGVLPAAIQCKRDQAKGFICPRGNGAEAALVQELPIHPVGTLAEVVEALADEQAALPVQPPAPGNFEQQLQELADLDLSEVKGQEQAKRALEIAAAGGHNILLVGPPGSGKSMLAKRLPGILPPLGFEEALEITKIYSIMGLLPESTGVIQHRPFRSPHHTISGAGLIGGGSFPTPGEVSLSHLGVLFLDELPEFRRDVLEVLRQPMEDGKVTISRASTTVTFPAQFSLVAAMNPCPCGFYGDGLRTCSCSPQQVASYLKRISGPLMDRIDLHVIVPRVPYEHLRLKHEGESSAQVRERVLASRERQLRRYQGTPYSSNAIAPARLIEQDRPLPPEAQSLLKRAVDSLGLSARAYTRVLKIARTIADLDGREACSTADIAEAIQYRSLDRAGVAV, from the coding sequence ATGCTGTCAGCTATCCGTTCCGCCGGCATTGTCGGTGTCGATGCCCATCCGGTGTCCGTCGAAATCGATGTCGCCCAGGGGTTACCCCGTTTTGACATTGTCGGGCTGCCAGATGCCGCCGTGAAGGAGTCCCGGGAGCGGGTGCGTGCGGCCATCAAGAACAGCGGCTTTGGATTTCCCATGAAGCCGATCACGGTCAATCTCGCCCCGGCGGATGTTCGCAAGGTCGGCCCGGCCTACGACCTCCCGATTGCGCTGGGCATTCTCGCGGCGAGCCATCAGATCCGCCCGGAACGTCTGGAGGGGCTCTCGGTGATGGGCGAGCTGGCCCTGGATGGGCAGGTCCGGCGAGTCACCGGCGTGTTGCCCGCCGCGATCCAGTGCAAGCGGGATCAGGCAAAGGGCTTCATCTGTCCCCGGGGAAACGGCGCGGAGGCCGCTCTGGTGCAGGAGCTGCCGATTCACCCGGTGGGGACCCTGGCGGAAGTCGTGGAAGCGCTCGCCGATGAACAGGCGGCGTTGCCGGTCCAGCCCCCGGCTCCCGGCAATTTCGAGCAGCAGTTACAGGAGCTGGCGGATCTCGATCTGTCCGAAGTCAAAGGCCAGGAGCAGGCGAAACGGGCGCTGGAGATCGCCGCCGCCGGCGGTCACAACATCCTGCTGGTCGGCCCTCCGGGATCAGGCAAAAGTATGCTCGCGAAGCGCCTTCCGGGCATCCTCCCCCCCCTGGGATTCGAGGAAGCCCTGGAGATCACCAAGATCTACAGCATCATGGGACTCCTCCCGGAATCAACCGGCGTGATTCAGCATCGCCCCTTCCGGTCGCCACACCACACAATTTCCGGAGCGGGGCTCATCGGTGGCGGCTCCTTCCCGACCCCCGGCGAGGTCTCCCTCTCGCATCTGGGAGTGCTTTTTCTCGATGAGCTGCCGGAGTTCCGACGGGATGTCCTGGAAGTGCTGCGTCAGCCGATGGAGGATGGCAAGGTCACGATCTCCCGGGCCTCCACGACCGTCACTTTCCCGGCACAGTTTTCCCTGGTCGCAGCGATGAATCCCTGTCCCTGCGGGTTCTACGGCGATGGCCTGCGGACCTGTTCCTGCTCGCCGCAGCAGGTCGCTTCTTACCTCAAGCGCATTTCAGGTCCACTCATGGACCGCATCGACCTCCATGTCATCGTGCCGCGTGTCCCCTACGAGCATCTGCGACTGAAGCATGAGGGGGAATCGAGCGCGCAGGTCCGGGAGCGGGTGCTGGCCTCCCGGGAGCGCCAGTTGCGGCGGTACCAGGGGACGCCGTACTCCAGCAACGCGATCGCCCCAGCCCGTCTGATTGAGCAGGACCGGCCCCTCCCCCCGGAGGCACAGTCGCTCCTGAAACGGGCCGTGGACTCGCTGGGGCTGTCGGCGCGTGCCTACACCCGGGTACTGAAGATCGCCAGGACCATTGCGGACCTGGATGGACGGGAAGCCTGTTCCACCGCTGATATCGCGGAAGCCATCCAGTACCGCTCCCTGGACCGGGCCGGCGTGGCAGTCTAA
- the kdsD gene encoding Arabinose 5-phosphate isomerase KdsD yields MNAIDRLTRARAILTAEAEGLQQVAAQLDETFATLVDDCLQCRGRIILMGMGKSGLVGRKITATLQSLATPAYFLSPAEGFHGDLGLVQDGDLVLLISNSGTTEELLQLLPSLRRRQVRLVALTGRPDSTLARACDLVCNIGVPAEADPHNLVPSTSTTALMAFGDALAIVLFEERGLSAADFAQFHPGGTLGKRLLLRVEDVMHDGATAAMLPVASTFGQAIDALTRTHLGAIMIQHPDGRLAGFLTDGDVRRTLDRSRDRTIEATFALPVSDVMTPNPKRAYPNELASVVLERMRERQHQQAPVVDDDDRVLGLIRLLDLLQAGL; encoded by the coding sequence ATGAACGCCATTGACCGTCTCACCCGGGCACGGGCCATCCTGACCGCCGAGGCTGAGGGCCTCCAGCAGGTCGCGGCCCAACTCGATGAGACCTTCGCCACCCTGGTGGATGACTGTCTGCAGTGTCGCGGCCGGATCATCCTGATGGGGATGGGGAAAAGCGGACTGGTAGGACGCAAAATCACCGCGACGCTCCAGTCCCTCGCCACTCCCGCATACTTTCTGTCGCCCGCTGAAGGGTTCCACGGCGACCTTGGGCTGGTCCAGGATGGCGACCTGGTCCTGCTGATCTCCAATTCCGGGACCACCGAAGAACTGCTGCAGTTATTGCCGAGCCTGCGCCGACGTCAGGTGCGGCTGGTCGCCCTCACGGGACGTCCGGACTCCACGCTCGCCCGGGCCTGCGACCTGGTCTGCAACATCGGTGTCCCCGCCGAAGCGGACCCCCACAATCTGGTCCCCTCCACATCGACCACGGCGCTGATGGCCTTCGGCGATGCCCTGGCGATCGTGCTGTTCGAAGAGCGGGGGCTCTCAGCGGCTGATTTCGCGCAGTTTCATCCGGGAGGCACGCTGGGGAAACGCCTGCTACTCCGGGTGGAAGATGTGATGCACGATGGCGCGACCGCCGCGATGCTCCCGGTCGCGAGCACCTTTGGGCAGGCCATCGATGCGCTCACCCGGACCCATCTCGGGGCGATCATGATCCAGCATCCGGATGGCCGTCTCGCGGGGTTCCTGACTGATGGCGATGTCCGTCGCACCCTGGACCGGAGTCGCGACCGGACCATCGAAGCGACCTTCGCCCTGCCGGTCAGTGACGTGATGACCCCGAATCCGAAGCGGGCGTATCCGAATGAACTGGCGAGTGTCGTACTCGAACGAATGCGGGAGCGTCAGCATCAGCAAGCGCCGGTGGTCGATGACGACGACCGGGTGCTGGGGCTGATCCGGCTGCTGGATCTCCTCCAGGCCGGGCTATAG